Proteins found in one Malassezia vespertilionis chromosome 5, complete sequence genomic segment:
- a CDS encoding pyridoxal phosphatase (EggNog:ENOG503P1CZ; COG:S) — protein MDQKTLAVASVVLEDPPLDFAPISLVQSQLVVFDFDWSLADQDTDRWVHELLLPRLRIEFVERKSSMQFTDMCAYLLRELHKEGFTREQLEDALRQMPIHPGMIRGVRALEKATTDTDFLLLSNSNEVYIGVILDHKGLAEPNPLFREIVTNPAAWDAQGMLHLSRRVPPDGPQHSCKVGCSANMCKGDELDAYRKRNADRGYQRIVYVGDGGNDYCPILRLGPQDVALVRRNRGLAKRILEEGNVQCQVRYWTGAWEAEQLLLALGGLRS, from the exons ATGGACCAAAAAACATTGGCAGTAGCGTCTGTCGTGCTCGAGGACCCGCCGCTAGACTTTGCGCCAATCTCGTTGGTCCAGTCGCAGCTGGTCGTATTCGACTTTGACTGGTCGTTGGCAGACCAGGATACGGACCGCTGGGTGCACGAGCTgctcttgccgcgcttgcggatcGAGTTTGTGGAGCGAAAATCGTCCATGCAGTTCACAGATATGTG TGCCTACCTgttgcgcgagctgcacaaggaaGGGTtcacgcgcgagcagcttgaagacgcgctgcgccagatGCCGATC CATCCCGGCATGATCCGCGGCGTGCGAGCTCTGGAGAAGGCGACCACAGATACCGACTTTCTCTTGCTCTCGAATTCGAACGAGGTGTACATTGGTGTAATTCTTGAC CACAAAGGTCTCGCGGAGCCAAACCCCCTCTTTCGTGAGATTGTGACCAACCCTGCCGCATGGGATGCGCAGGGCATGCTGCATCTCTCGCGACGCGTGCCGCCGGACGGCCCGCAGCACAGTTGCAAGGTCGGCTGCAGTGCAAATATGTGCAAAG gcgacgagctcgacgcaTACCGCAAACGCAACGCCGATCGCGGCTaccagcgcatcgtctATGTCGGTGACGGCGGCAACGACTACTGCCCTATCCTGCGGTTGGGGCCCCAGGATGTGGCACTGGTGCGACGCAACCGCGGCTTGGCCAAACGTATCTTGGAGGAGGGCAATGTGCAATGCCAAGTACGCTACTGGACCGGCGCCTGGGAagccgagcagctcctgcTGGCCCTCGGCGGCCTACGCTCATAG
- the PPG1 gene encoding protein-serine/threonine phosphatase (COG:G; COG:T; EggNog:ENOG503NUI4) translates to MAFDLDACIEKLMNKQLLVDALLKEICEKTKELLMRESNVIHIQAPVAVVGDIHGQFYDLLEIFRIGGAAPNTNYLFLGDYVDRGLFSVETISLLTCLKLRYPQRIQLVRGNHESRAVTQTYGFYAECMRKYPDSNVWQYFTDMFDFLTLSVVIDDRIFCLHGGLSPSVHYIDQIKVIDRFREIPHEGPMADLVWSDPDPDKEEFAISPRGAGYTFGASVVKHFIEANKMDHILRAHQLCMEGYNVLYDDRLSTVWSAPNYCYRCGNLASILEVGPDGSRHFNIFEAAPDNELDGPLQASQPRSEAIEYFL, encoded by the exons ATGGCGTTTGATTTGGACGCATGCATTGAGAAGCTGATGAACAAGCAGCTTCTTGTGGATGCGCTACTCAAAGAGATATGTGAAAAGACCAAGGAGCTCTTGATGCGTGAGAGCAACGTGATTCATATTCAGGCCCCCGTCGCGGTCGTGGGCGATATCCATGg CCAGTTCTACGATTTGCTCGAGATATTCCGTATCGGTGGTGCGGCTCCCAACACCAACTATCTTTTTCTTGGCGACTATGTGGACCGTGGCCTGTTTTCCGTGGAAACTATTTCGCTGCTCACATGCCTCAAGCTGCGCTACCCACAGCGGATCCAGCTCGTGCGAGGAAATCACGAGAGCCGTGCGGTGACACAGACGTACGGATTTTATGCAGAGTGTATGCGCAAGTACCCCGACTCGAATGTGTGGCAGTACTTTACCGACATGTTTGACTTTCTCACCTTGTCTGTCGTCATCGACGACCGGATATTTTGCTTGCACGGGGGCCTCTCACCTTCGGTGCACTATATTGACCAGATCAAGGTGATCGACCGGTTTCGCGAGATCCCTCACGAGGGACCGATGGCAGATTTGGTGTGGTCCGACCCCGACCCCGACAAGGAAGAGTTTGCCATCTctccgcgcggcgctggctaTACGTTTGGTGCGTCTGTCGTAAAGCATTTTATCGAGGCAAACAAGATGGACCATAttttgcgtgcgcaccaATTGTGTATGGAAGGGTACAATGTCTTGTACGACGACCGGCTCAGCACGGTGTGGTCCGCGCCAAACTATTGCTACAGGTGTGGCAATCTGGCATCCATTTTGGAAGTCGGGCCGGACGGGTCGCGCCATTTCAATATATTCGAGGCCGCGCCGGACAATGAGCTCGATGGGCCGCTGCAGGCGAGCCAGCCGCGGAGCGAGGCGATCGAGTACTTTTTGTGA
- a CDS encoding lipoyl(octanoyl) transferase (EggNog:ENOG503NYXN; COG:C; COG:H) has translation MRAARALTPLVAPLARLLRGPATYDVGTLHAKPPCAFNTDSIAAQSASLQASARIQHLLANGRVRAAMHHVETMLTSKDTQHEHVQHVLFSTVQTLGKMIRSPQHPTPESLRDTPLHPALALASMYDTCSDTHTLWPSAASASMVASMARCLPADALIPVLDAICNDLLARPRANNTSLLCAMIAAYGRARCPGRGELFLQRYVGTGPTCEALAPKNAPFFSRSRALFARCDTRSPIDIPLHDTWSASTAIWNALIRARTTAGDMAAAALWLERYRFVAHLPDTLCDLHALTRPVQSASPYLTLMHAFSSGAGIRDFFLQSGAEAQTALRRTALAMDAPFKTAAIHGLLKAVRDDGIIPGVAMLNFLASFEAGRQRLESAARLVTEAFAIPGKGAVRYRVHRTTYMPLFALHAAVAAQQSAPLLAPIMTSPLPPSALAQELQSARQVLCACIAYVRRADSSSAAKWWRKECGTALLNQAMDALLAAHDYPAALHALALYDEWGVQPDAWMHALLWRHLGAHTNPQHALEQRVVAQANYLQNVSTPVPAWAEALRACKAQDTVLAAAAIHVQD, from the coding sequence atgcgagctgctcgcgcgctgaCGCCGCTcgtggcgccgctcgcgcgcttgctccgTGGACCAGCAACATACGATGTCGGCACACTCCATGCAAAGCCGCCATGTGCATTCAATACCGACTCtatcgctgcgcaaagcgcgtcgctgcaagCGTCTGCGCGCATCCAACACTTGCTCGCAAATGGacgtgtgcgtgcagcgatgcaccATGTTGAAACGATGCTTACATCCAAGGATACCCAACACGAACACGTACAGCACGTCTTGTTCAGCACGGTGCAGACCTTGGGCAAAATGATTCGATCTCCGCAGCACCCAACGCCCGAATCACTGCGCGATACGCCATTGCATCCCGCGCTCGCGTTGGCGTCCATGTACGATACCTGTTCCGACACACATACTCTTTGGCCAAGTGCCGCATCAGCCAGCATGGTTGCAAGCATGGCACGATGCCTGCCTGCAGACGCATTGATCCCTGTCCTCGACGCGATCTGCAACGATCTGCTTGCACGTCCACGCGCCAACAACACGtcgctgctttgcgctaTGATTGCTGCCTACGGTCGAGCACGGTGCCccgggcgcggcgagctatttctgcagcgctacgTCGGCACCGGCCCAACGTGCGAGGCACTTGCTCCCAAAAACGCGCCCTTTTTCTcacgcagccgcgcgctctttgctCGCTGCGATACGCGCAGTCCAATTGATATCCCCTTACACGACACATGGAGTGCGTCGACGGCCATATGGAATGCGCTCATCCGTGCACGGACGACAGCAGGGGACATGGCAGCTGCAGCACTGTGGCTGGAGCGGTACCGATTTGTAGCACACTTGCCGGACACGCTGTGTGACTTGCACGCACTTACACGCCCTGTAcaaagcgcatcgccctATCTGACCCTCATGCATGCCTTCTCTTCCGGCGCAGGGATCCGTGATTTTTTTttgcaaagcggcgctgaaGCCCAgactgcgctgcgccgcacagcactTGCCATGGACGCGCCGTTCAAGACTGCGGCAATCCACGGGCTGCTcaaggccgtgcgcgatgaCGGCATCATCCCGGGCGTTGCCATGCTCAATTTTCTCGCGAGCTTTGAGGCTGGGCGTCAGCGTTTAGAgagtgccgcgcgccttgtcaCCGAGGCATTTGCCATTCCAGGCAAGGGCGCGGTACGCTACAGGGTGCACCGTACGACATATATGCCCTTGTTTGCACTGCATGCCGccgtcgcagcgcagcaatcTGCGCCGTTGCTCGCGCCTATTATGACCTCGCCGttgccgccgagcgcattggcgcaggagctgcaaagcgctcgccaagtgctgtgtgcgtgcattgcctacgtgcgccgcgcagacagtagcagcgctgcgaaaTGGTGGCGCAAAGAATGCGGCACCGCGCTGCTGAACCAGGCGATGGATGCATTGCTGGCCGCGCACGACTACCCGGCCGCATTGCATGCGCTCGCACTCTACGATGAATGGGGTGTACAGCCAGATGCATGGATGCATGCACTTTTATGGCGgcacctcggcgcgcatACAAATCCCCagcatgcgctggagcagcgTGTCGTGGCACAGGCGAACTATTTGCAAAACGTCTCCACGCCGGTCCCTGCTTgggccgaggcgctgcgtgcatgcaaagCACAGGACACggtgcttgctgcagcagccATACATGTACAGGATTAA
- the DBP10 gene encoding RNA helicase (COG:A; EggNog:ENOG503NVXB), with protein sequence MAKEIDFLAEDEGAPPILASRKRADDSDDDAAFIAVASQRHNVKAGAEVAKNAQKGKGKTASGIVSGGGSFQSMGLHPSLLRSLLLRGFTTPTPIQRRAIPAIMAQPSQDVVGMSRTGSGKTLSYIVPMIHRLNGRHSSTFGVKAIILCPSRELALQIFKVGKDLARGWRSDDDQRGEAIRWALIVGGENLDQQFATMATNPDVVIGTPGRLLHLIVEMNMDLRAVEYVVFDEADRLFEMGFAEQLEELLRRLPPARQTLLFSATLPKSLVEFARAGLDANPKLIRLDADSKISPELRMAFFSVKPNDKDAALLLLLQHVIHVPTGVPADEEESAFADEGDTGSKRRRASLQEKPRKRNATGTVDLKPYQTVIFCATKHHVEYLLLVLTTMGFACSHIYSSLDQTERTIQMNRFRQGRASLLIVTDLAARGIDLPVLEHVINYDFPPQPRIFVHRVGRTARAGRTGWVWNLCTHSELPYLIDLQLFLTRPLTSSHTLSKGPEALDLQNTLVMGTLPRDQLDELSESVHTAMHAVSATAVAYDALVGVVKRAHSMYTRSQPKASQESYRRAKDMVKDAERSAITGTVSDGWALAGSQLEDAGVHDVLCRPAIYNLQQGETRMAAHDDPLAAARASLLAKVHAFRPGETVFEIGARGQHAPLAQLMQERRRTLLSKQQRARTIEEAKRGTQPGAEEDVPNTHDDTLSEAEEEDIEAVFDTGRDAAPDRSFRDPNFYMGYKKQGADEERGYALNTGSFVEQAGRVAFSLGGDDVGPGHSDQRPNQSRWDTKKKKFVKGDGAGADNQKMIRSETGLKLPASYRSGRFDEWRKEQRIDMPRVGEDESNLPASVKRISARVHDGNGMSHRRGFKHTQLKAPKPLDKKQYGYHKQLKQRQDRAGQPSNVHSELKSASQIQRERRTKEKRREKNARPTRRKKK encoded by the coding sequence ATGGCGAAAGAGATTGATTTTTTAGCGGAGGATGAGGGTGCTCCCCCTATCCTCGCTTCTAGGAAGCGCGCAGATGATAGtgacgacgatgcagcaTTTATTGCGGTGGCATCACAGCGCCACAATGTAAAGGCAGGCGCCGAAGTGGCGAAGAATGCACAAAAAGGCAAAGGCAAGACGGCAAGCGGGATTGTTAGCGGCGGCGGTAGTTTCCAGAGCATGGGTTTGCACCCATCCTTGCTTCGATCCCTGCTTTTGCGTGGATTTACTACACCAACGCCGATCCAACGCCGTGCTATCCCTGCCATCATGGCGCAGCCGTCCCAGGATGTGGTCGGCATGTCCAGAACGGGCAGCGGAAAAACATTGTCCTACATTGTGCCGATGATCCATCGCCTCAACGGCCGGCATTCTTCGACATTCGGCGTCAAGGCCATAATTTTGTGTCCGTCGCgtgagcttgcgctgcagattTTCAAAGTCGGCAAggatcttgcgcgcggTTGGCGTTCCGACGACGACCAGCGTGGCGAAGCTATCCGGTGGGCGCTCATTGTTGGTGGTGAGAATCTTGACCAGCAGTTtgcgacgatggcgacgaATCCAGACGTGGTGATCGGTACGCCAGGCCGCTTGCTGCATTTGATTGTGGAAATGAACatggatttgcgcgcggtaGAATACGTGGTGTTTGACGAGGCGGACCGGCTATTTGAGATGGGatttgccgagcagctcgaggagctgctgcgccgcttgcctCCGGCGAGACAGACACTCTTGTTtagcgcgacgctgcccAAGTCATTGGTCgaatttgcgcgcgcgggccTGGACGCGAATCCGAAACTGATTCGTCTGGACGCAGACTCCAAGATCAGTcccgagctgcgcatggccTTCTTCAGTGTCAAGCCCAACGATaaagacgcggcgcttttgctGCTCCTGCAGCATGTAATTCACGTTCCCACAGGTGTGCCCGCGGACGAGGAAGAAAGCGCGTTTGCGGACGAGGGCGACACAGGCAGCaaacggcgccgcgcttctcTCCAAGAAAagccacgcaagcgcaatgcTACAGGCACAGTCGACCTGAAGCCGTACCAAACTGTTATTTTTTGTGCGACCAAGCACCATGTAGAATACCTCCTCCTCGTGCTCACGACAATGGGCTTTGCCTGCTCGCACATTTACTCCTCGCTGGACCAAACGGAGCGTACAATCCAGATGAACCGATTCCGACAGGggcgtgcgtcgctgctcaTCGTCACCGATCTGGCCGCGCGCGGTATTGATTTGCCCGTCTTGGAGCACGTCATCAACTACGACTTTCCTCCACAGCCGCGCATCTTTGTCCACCGTGTGGGCAGAACAGCGCGTGCCGGCCGTACGGGCTGGGTATGGAAtttgtgcacgcacagcgAGCTGCCTTACCTGATTGATTTACAGCTCTTTTTGACGCGCCCGCTCACATCTTCGCATACGCTGTCAAAGGGCCCAGAAGCGTTGGATTTGCAAAATACCTTGGTGATGGGCACGCTTCCTCGCGAccagctcgacgagctgtCAGAGTCAGTCCACACCGCGATGCATGCAGTATCTGCTACGGCCGTTGCCTACGATGCCCTTGTCGGCGTTGTAAAGCGTGCGCATAGCATGTATACACGTTCGCAGCCCAAAGCAAGCCAGGAGAGctaccgccgcgccaaagaCATGGTCAAGgatgccgagcgcagcgcaatcACCGGAACAGTTTCGGACGGATGGGCGCTTGCAGGCAGCCAACTGGAGGACGCCGGCGTGCATGATGTGCTTTGCAGGCCGGCCATATACAATCTTCAGCAAGGCGAGACGCGCATGGCCGCACACGATGATCCACtcgctgccgcgcgtgcttcgTTGCTCGCCAAAGTGCATGCTTTCCGCCCGGGCGAGACTGTGTTTGAGATCGGCGCGCGGGGGCAGCATGCACCACTGGCACAGCTGATGCAGGAGCGTCGGCGAACACTATTAtccaagcagcagcgcgcgcgcactaTCGAAGAAGcgaagcgcggcacacAGCCTGGAGCGGAAGAAGACGTGCCCAATACGCACGACGATACACTGAGCGAagcggaagaagaggacATTGAGGCCGTATTTGACACAggccgcgacgccgcacCTGACCGCTCGTTCCGCGATCCAAACTTTTACATGGGCTACAAGAAGCAAGGCGCTGACGAAGAACGTGGATATGCACTAAACACCGGCTCCTTTGTCGAGCAGGCTGGCCGCGTCGCGTTCAGCCTCGGTGGCGACGATGTAGGCCCTGGTCACAGCGATCAGCGACCGAATCAGAGCCGCTGGGATACTAAGAAAAAGAAGTTCGTCAagggcgacggcgccggGGCAGACAACCAAAAGATGATCCGTTCTGAGACGGGCCTCAAACTTCCGGCGTCCTATCGCTCCGGCCGGTTCGACGAGTGGCGCAAAGAGCAGCGAATCGATATGCCACGCGTCGGCGAAGACGAGAGCAACTTGCCTGCATCGGTTAAGCGCATCTCTGCGCGTGTCCACGACGGCAACGGCATGAGCCACCGCCGTGGATTTAAGCATACCCAGCTCAAGGCACCCAAGCCCTTGGACAAAAAGCAGTACGGATACCACAAGCAGCTCAAACAACGTCAAGACCGCGCGGGCCAGCCATCCAACGTGCACAGCGAACTTAAAAGCGCTTCTCAAAttcagcgcgagcgccgcaccaaggaaaagcgccgcgaaaagAACGCACGGCCCACCCGGCGCAAGAAAAAGTAA
- a CDS encoding uncharacterized protein (EggNog:ENOG503NWV9; SECRETED:SignalP(1-22); COG:I) produces MIVIYFFSVVCLALGAVASAASKPNAGTPVYTGPATFPTQVFQSMYYMPKNKEQEPRPVVTRLNGGVFPDKLNNPWQLPTSPPKSEDLMPQAVPGSANIDKLIGDLYSLAAQLFRPNSGSKPLCNVCRTAAETLQKLAHIDPEILPGIMGVLCDSFGIFGLLDIKQECKRTLGKAVYGGPITQMLSYANVTGNAPDATQMCAQIPILNFCEWPSEKLSDDFLNEWFRGKRHASAQVKKAWETKRAKVQWDANSEDLLRVSHVSDLHIDGRYMVGAESRCTFGETVACCRSNSFNNTLFHGQFTHGHLDFSQISKPSNYWGSLPCDTPWSLMANSMQAMHNLGGKNGFDLALFTGDLVAHDDLYRYSHDWTEYSEQSLYDMMKYYLGDTPLLTTLGNHDTSPENQMAPKGLPDEASKAFSWDLDYVADLWSAHKWLNNKAKNEVRKHYGAYSISPRSGLRVISLNTDFWYVPNVYNYVNTENPDMSGVLRFLTDELFAAEEAGERVWIIGHVLTGWNGKEALDKPGNLFYQIVSRFAPHTIAHIFFGHTHEDQFQNFYYNDNGESGTADRHAKHAVAQAFIAPSITPYTNLNPAIRVYKVDPTTYDVLDYDQYYTQMDDFDALVDSNANHGPVWRHLYSAREAYGNFSGSVTSGKYDAGVALNGTKWPTNAPLNGSFWAALTDEMEHTPSLVTLFSDYQSRLSPTASRCTSAECQKANICFMRSGSPVQGRRCGGKYDTVSR; encoded by the coding sequence ATGATTGTCATATACTTTTTCTCTGTCGTGTgtcttgcgctcggcgcggtcgcaagcgccgcgtccaagCCCAACGCAGGCACACCCGTCTACACTGGACCTGCGACGTTCCCCACGCAGGTGTTTCAGTCTATGTACTACATGCCGAAGAACAAGGAGCAGGAACCGCGTCCTGTTGTGACCCGACTGAACGGGGGTGTTTTTCCGGACAAGCTGAACAACCCATGGCAGCTCCCGACGTCGCCGCCCAAGAGCGAGGACCTGATGCCTCAAGCGGTGCCTGGCAGTGCGAACATTGACAAACTCATCGGGGATCTGTACAGCCTTGCCGCCCAGCTCTTCCGCCCAAATTCAGGCTCAAAGCCGCTTTGCAATGTTTGCCGCACCGCTGCCGAAACATTGCAGAAGCTCGCACACATCGACCCCGAGATCCTTCCCGGTATCATGGGCGTCCTTTGCGATTCGTTTGGCATTTTTGGCCTCCTTGATATTAAACAGGAGTGCAAACGTACGCTGGGAAAGGCTGTTTATGGTGGGCCCATTACCCAAATGCTTTCTTACGCAAACGTGACGGGCAATGCGCCGGACGCGACGCAAATGTGCGCGCAGATTCCCATTCTGAACTTTTGCGAATGGCCGTCGGAGAAGCTTTCTGACGACTTTTTGAACGAATGGTTCCGCGGAAAGCGCCATGCGTCAGCACAAGTCAAGAAGGCATGGGagacgaagcgcgccaaggtgCAGTGGGACGCGAACAGCGAGGACTTGCTCCGCGTTTCCCATGTTTCTGACCTGCACATTGACGGTCGCTACATGGTCGGCGCCGAAAGTCGGTGCACGTTTGGCGAGACGGTCGCGTGCTGCCGCTCGAACAGCTTCAACAACACCCTCTTCCATGGCCAATTTACACATGGCCACCTGGACTTTAGCCAGATCTCTAAACCCTCTAACTACTGGGGCAGTCTTCCGTGCGATACCCCGTGGTCGCTTATGGCAAACTCAATGCAAGCGATGCACAACCTGGGCGGGAAGAATGGCTTTGATCTTGCGCTGTTCACTGGCGATCTTGTCGCACACGACGATCTGTATCGCTACTCGCACGACTGGACCGAGTACTCTGAACAGAGTTTGTATGATATGATGAAGTATTACCTGGGCGATACGCCATTGTTGACGACGTTGGGCAACCACGACACCTCACCCGAGAACCAAATGGCGCCCAAAGGCCTTCCCGACGAGGCCTCGAAAGCGTTTAGCTGGGACTTGGACTACGTTGCAGACCTCTGGTCTGCCCACAAGTGGCTCAACAACAAGGCCAAGAATGaggtgcgcaagcactATGGTGCCTACTCCATCTCTCCCCGTTCTGGCCTCCGCGTCATTTCACTCAACACCGACTTTTGGTACGTGCCGAACGTGTACAACTACGTGAACACAGAAAACCCCGACATGAGTGGCGTCCTTCGTTTCCTTACCGACGAGCTTTTCGCCGCAGAAGAGGCGGGCGAGCGTGTATGGATCATTGGCCACGTTTTGACCGGCTGGAACGGCAAggaggcgctcgacaaGCCGGGCAATCTGTTTTATCAAATCGTGAGCCGTTTTGCCCCTCACACGATTGCGCACATTTTCTTTGGGCACACGCACGAGGACCAGTTCCAAAACTTTTACTACAACGACAATGGCGAGTCTGGCACGGCGGACCGCCACGCTAAGCACGCTGTTGCGCAGGCATTTATTGCGCCGTCCATTACGCCGTACACGAACCTCAACCCTGCCATTCGCGTATACAAAGTCGACCCGACCACCTACGATGTGCTGGACTATGACCAGTACTACACACAAATGGACGACTTTGACGCGCTCGTTGACTCTAATGCAAACCACGGGCCCGTCTGGCGCCACTTGTACAGCGCACGCGAGGCGTATGGCAATTTCTCGGGCTCAGTCACGAGCGGAAAGTATGACGctggcgtcgcgctcaacGGCACCAAGTGGCCAacaaatgcgccgctcaaCGGCTCGTTCTGGGCTGCACTTACGGACGAGATGGAGCACACACCGAGCCTGGTGACGTTGTTCTCCGACTACCAGAGCCGCCTTTCTCCCACCGCGTCCCGTTGCACGAGCGCAGAATGCCAAAAGGCCAATATCTGTTTTATGCGATCTGGTTCGCCTGTACAAGGCCGTCGCTGCGGTGGCAAGTACGACACGGTAAGCCGATGA
- a CDS encoding uncharacterized protein (EggNog:ENOG503NWV9; TransMembrane:1 (i31-50o); COG:I), which yields MLAHLPLHGEDLVDEFSPPAARFTHLAMLKASILCVAFVYALLICGPVQAADKAKVRPYITTTEFGTAVYTVPSAFPTSEFPSMEYMPSGREGAPRPVITKVTGGEYSKALNDPMKLPSAAPSSEGVLPQPSSSAASKVGDKDKYRKNALRHLESIIDNNQTSTCDRCRSALRYGQKVSRAAPDIVPGLMVDLCKKYKYEKNPTVDIGCEGALGASQLGGVYTQVLSFANFEDGSPGLDYLCARYIYGNSCELPEMDILSQDFLSDWFNGQLHPPAKVVSRSKKVGPKADKKLRALHASDFHVDARYLVGAEGACTSGQCCRSDSFNKTLWDKPVFEAGTLPRDNISEPASYYGYYHCDPPWSLIAAGMQGISGIIKEGGDFDVALFTGDLATHDADWHISQDLVKYSEESLYDMFHRHLGNTTMVVALGNHDSSPADFVSVSDLPDNLSGQLSWDYDNVAALVKSNGWGNDSITEKIKTHYGGYSISPRQGLRMVALNSDFWYKGNPMSYLDLSNPDRSGMLRWLTDELQEAEDRNERVWIIAHVLTGWSGRDALDNPTNLFYHIVSRYSHTIAHIFFGHTHEDEFQVFYESSNGNSSSVSKKTKDARAMAFIGPSLTPLTNVNPSLRVYEVDPQTYEVMDYLQYYTPVSEFGNVGDNGPIWHLLYKARETYGTFRASLQAGTYDAPVALSDDGVWPDDAPLNASFWAALTDEMEQRPSLVELHHMYQGRNSPRSPSCSTKECHEAKICYMRSGSSNLGRSCPSGFDSVQGG from the exons ATGCTTGCT CACTTGCCTCTACACGGTGAAGACCTTGTAGACGAATTCTCTCCCCCGGCTGCTCGGTTTACGCATTTGGCCATGCTGAAAGCATCAATTCTCTGCGTTGCATTCGTGTACGCCCTGCTTATATGCGGGCCCGTACAGGCTGCCGACAAGGCGAAGGTTAGGCCGTACATCACAACGACTGAATTTGGTACGGCGGTGTACACGGTTCCCTCTGCTTTTCCCACGTCGGAGTTCCCTTCGATGGAGTATATGCCGTCTGGCCGtgaaggcgcgccgcgccctgTGATCACCAAGGTCACCGGCGGAGAGTATTCCAAGGCGCTGAATGATCCCATGAAACTGCCCTCTGCCGCGCCGAGTTCCGAAGGTGTGCTTCCGCAGCCctcttccagcgctgcaagcaaaGTCGGCGACAAGGACAAGTACCGCAAGAACGCACTGCGACACCTGGAGAGCATCATCGACAACAACCAGACCTCGACGTGCGATAGGTGCCGTTCAGCCCTCCGGTACGGCCAAAAAGTTTCTCGCGCTGCCCCCGACATTGTGCCTGGCCTCATGGTCGATCTTTGCAAAAAGTACAAATACGAGAAAAACCCCACCGTCGATATCGGTTGCGAAGGCGCCCTTGGCGCCTCTCAGCTAGGCGGTGTGTATACACAGGTGCTCAGCTTTGCCAACTTTGAAGACGGGTCGCCTGGCCTTGACTACCTTTGCGCGCGGTACATTTATGGCAATAGCTGCGAATTACCCGAGATGGACATCCTCTCCCAAGACTTTTTGAGCGACTGGTTCAATGGCCAGCTGCATCCGCCTGCCAAGGTTGTGAGCCGCTCCAAGAAAGTCGGGCCCAAGGCAGACAAgaagctgcgtgcgctgcacgcctcCGACTTCCACGTCGATGCTCGCTATCTCGTGGGCGCTGAAGGCGCCTGCACCAGCGGCCAATGCTGCCGCAGCGACTCGTTCAACAAGACGCTTTGGGACAAGCCCGTGTTTGAGGCCGGCACTCTGCCCAGAGATAACATTTCCGAGCCTGCGAGCTACTATGGTTACTACCACTGCGACCCACCTTGGTCGCTGATTGCCGCTGGCATGCAAGGCATCTCGGGCATTATCAAGGAGGGCGGCGATTTTGATGTCGCTTTGTTCACTGGCGACTTGGCGACGCACGATGCCGACTGGCACATTTCCCAGGACCTTGTAAAGTATTCGGAAGAGTCGCTCTACGACATGTTCCATCGCCACTTGGGCAACACGACCATGGTCGTTGCGCTTGGAAACCACGACTCTTCTCCGGCGGACTTTGTCTCGGTCTCGGATCTGCCCGACAATCTCAGCGGCCAACTCAGCTGGGACTATGACAACGTTGCTGCCTTGGTCAAGTCGAACGGCTGGGGCAACGACAGCATTACGGAGAAGATCAAAACGCACTACGGAGGGTATTCGATTAGCCCTCGTCAGGGTTTGCGTATGGTTGCGCTGAACAGCGACTTTTGGTACAAAGGTAATCCGATGAGCTACTTGGACCTGTCCAACCCCGACCGCAGCGGTATGCTGCGTTGGCTCACcgacgagctgcaggaAGCCGAAGACAGGAACGAGCGCGTTTGGATCATTGCACACGTGCTTACTGGCTGGAGCGGCCGCGATGCACTGGACAACCCTACGAACTTGTTCTACCACATTGTCTCGCGCTACAGCCACACCATTGCACACATCTTTTTCGGGCACACACACGAGGACGAATTCCAAGTGTTTTACGAGTCCAGCAACGGTAACTCGAGTTCAGTGAGCAAGAAGACCAAGGATGCCCGCGCCATGGCATTCATCGGCCCATCGCTTACCCCCCTGACCAACGTAAATCCCTCGCTGCGTGTTTACGAAGTTGACCCCCAGACGTACGAGGTGATGGACTACCTGCAGTACTACACACCCGTTTCCGAGTTTGGAAATGTCGGCGACAATGGCCCTATTTGGCACCTTTTgtacaaggcgcgcgaaacgTACGGCACGTTTCGTGCGAGCCTCCAAGCGGGAACCTATGATGCCCCCGTGGCTCTTTCCGACGACGGCGTGTGGcccgacgatgcgccgctcaatGCGTCTTTCTGGGCGGCGCTTACCGACGAGATGGAGCAGCGCCCGTCGCTTGTGGAGCTCCACCACATGTACCAAGGCCGCAACAGCCCCCGCTCGCCTTCCTGCAGCACCAAGGAGTGCCACGAGGCCAAGATTTGCTACATGCGCAGCGGTTCGAGCAACCTTGGCCGTAGCTGCCCCAGTGGCTTTGACTCTGTGCAGGGTGGATGA